A window of Cryptomeria japonica chromosome 3, Sugi_1.0, whole genome shotgun sequence contains these coding sequences:
- the LOC131054343 gene encoding uncharacterized protein LOC131054343 codes for MATQLEKSSDNGGSSGAEVYSGYETCKQKVLELLQELGLPRGLLPLQYIEECGYVRDTGFVWIKRKKKLEYRYKASGVLASYAPEVTCFVEKRKMKKINGVKIRELLVWLPLTELSIQDSNTHMIYCKTGLGVGKSMPIRLWEEEYDKYMSKIDVTPPAET; via the coding sequence ATGGCCACCCAGTTGGAGAAGAGCAGTGACAATGGAGGGTCTAGTGGTGCAGAAGTGTACAGTGGCTATGAAACCTGCAAACAGAAGGTTCTAGAGCTTCTGCAAGAATTGGGTCTTCCCAGGGGCTTACTTCCTTTGCAAtacatagaggaatgtgggtaTGTAAGAGACACAGGTTTTGTGTGGATAAAACGTAAGAAGAAGCTAGAGTACAGATATAAGGCCTCTGGAGTACTGGCTTCTTATGCTCCTGAGGTAACTTGTTTTGTggagaagaggaagatgaagaagatAAATGGAGTGAAGATCAGAGAGCTGCTGGTATGGCTGCCTTTGACTGAGCTGAGCATTCAGGATTCAAACACTCATATGATTTACTGCAAGACTGGTTTGGGTGTAGGGAAGAGTATGCCCATCAGGCTCTGGGAGGAGGAATATGACAAATATATGTCTAAGATTGATGTAACTCCTCCTGctgaaacttga